Proteins encoded in a region of the Salvelinus fontinalis isolate EN_2023a chromosome 17, ASM2944872v1, whole genome shotgun sequence genome:
- the LOC129814402 gene encoding plasminogen activator inhibitor 1 RNA-binding protein-like isoform X2 — MPGQLQEGFGCVVTNRFDQLLDDESDPFEVLKAAENKKKEAAAASITKSAAQAAKQPKKESQKDRKNPLLDKKDEPQAPVPPKKEVIRRVGRRPDQQGQPGTQGGQGEGRPTGDRRPDNRRPPRERRFDKPLEDKPDGGERGEFSADKPLGDRPPRGRGGSRAGRGGRGRGMGRGDSFDSRGKRDFDRHSGGDKPQKSEEKRGGSGVHNRGNPKDETSGDAEQTTAPEETPEGVEHPPADSENKENEVEEPKEEGPKEMTLDEWKAMQDKERAKVEFNIRKPNEGADSKWNKGYVLHKSKSEDVSDEKPKDRPAVIDTPEIEDMTPLFKGNPDEIGPDHHFRKPANDITAQLEINFGDLGRPGRGRGGARGGRGGRGGGGGRSDRPVRAGGIRPEKPGGVSVPNVDDPEAFPALA, encoded by the exons ATGCCCGGACAACTGCAAGAAGGCTTCGGCTGCGTCGTAACGAATCGGTTTGACCAGCTATTGGATGATGAATCAGATCCGTTCGAGGTGTTAAAGGCGGCGGAGAACAAGAAGAAAGAGGCGGCCGCAGCTAGTATCACCAAGTCTGCAGCCCAAGCTGCCAAGCAGCCCAAGAAAGAGTCACAGAAGGACAGGAAGAATCCGCTCCTTGACAAAAAAGATGAACCTCAGGCTCCAGTACCTCCGAAGAAAGAAG TTATCAGGCGGGTGGGCCGAAGGCCGGACCAGCAGGGCCAGCCTGGCACACAGGGCGGGCAGGGGGAGGGGCGGCCCACCGGCGACAGGAGGCCGGACAACAGGAGACCCCCACGCGAGCGCCGCTTCGACAAACCCCTTGAGGACAAGCCCGACggtggagaaagaggagagttCTCTGCAGACAA GCCTCTAGGAGACCGGCCCCCCAGAGGGCGTGGTGGCAGCCGTGCTGGGCGTGGTGGACGGGGACGGGGCATGGGCCGGGGCGACAGCTTCGACTCCCGTGGTAAACGGGACTTCGACAGACACAGCGGTGGCGACAAACC TCAGAAATCCGAGGAGAAGCGTGGCGGGAGTGGTGTTCACAACCGGGGAAACCCCAAGGACGAAACGAG TGGTGATGCCGAACAGACTACTGCCCCTGAGGAAACTCCTGAGGGAGTGGAACACCCCCCTGCTGACTCTGAGAATAA GGAGAACGAAGTAGAGGAACCTAAGGAGGAGGGCCCCAAGGAGATGACCCTGGACGAATGGAAGGCCATGCAGGACAAGGAGCGTGCCAAGGTGGAGTTTAACATCCGCAAGCCCAACGAGGGCGCCGACAGCAAGTGGAACAAGGGCTACGTGCTGCACAAGTCCAAGAGCGAAGACGTCAGCGACGAAAAGCCTAAAGAT AGACCAGCTGTGATTGATACTCCGGAGATTGAAGACATGACCCCCTTGTTCAAG GGCAACCCTGATGAAATCGGCCCGGACCACCACTTCCGCAAGCCCGCCAACGACATCACAGCCCAGCTGGAGATCAACTTTGGAGACCTGGGCCGCCCTGGGCGCGGGCGCGGGGGAGCCCGTGGAGGAAGGGGAGGCCGCGGTGGAGGAGGCGGCCGATCCGACCGTCCAGTTCGCGCAGGGGGAATTCGACCCGAAAAG CCAGGTGGAGTGTCTGTTCCCAACGTTGACGACCCAGAGGCCTTCCCAGCCCTGGCCTAA
- the LOC129814402 gene encoding plasminogen activator inhibitor 1 RNA-binding protein-like isoform X1, with protein sequence MPGQLQEGFGCVVTNRFDQLLDDESDPFEVLKAAENKKKEAAAASITKSAAQAAKQPKKESQKDRKNPLLDKKDEPQAPVPPKKEAVIRRVGRRPDQQGQPGTQGGQGEGRPTGDRRPDNRRPPRERRFDKPLEDKPDGGERGEFSADKPLGDRPPRGRGGSRAGRGGRGRGMGRGDSFDSRGKRDFDRHSGGDKPQKSEEKRGGSGVHNRGNPKDETSGDAEQTTAPEETPEGVEHPPADSENKENEVEEPKEEGPKEMTLDEWKAMQDKERAKVEFNIRKPNEGADSKWNKGYVLHKSKSEDVSDEKPKDRPAVIDTPEIEDMTPLFKGNPDEIGPDHHFRKPANDITAQLEINFGDLGRPGRGRGGARGGRGGRGGGGGRSDRPVRAGGIRPEKPGGVSVPNVDDPEAFPALA encoded by the exons ATGCCCGGACAACTGCAAGAAGGCTTCGGCTGCGTCGTAACGAATCGGTTTGACCAGCTATTGGATGATGAATCAGATCCGTTCGAGGTGTTAAAGGCGGCGGAGAACAAGAAGAAAGAGGCGGCCGCAGCTAGTATCACCAAGTCTGCAGCCCAAGCTGCCAAGCAGCCCAAGAAAGAGTCACAGAAGGACAGGAAGAATCCGCTCCTTGACAAAAAAGATGAACCTCAGGCTCCAGTACCTCCGAAGAAAGAAG caGTTATCAGGCGGGTGGGCCGAAGGCCGGACCAGCAGGGCCAGCCTGGCACACAGGGCGGGCAGGGGGAGGGGCGGCCCACCGGCGACAGGAGGCCGGACAACAGGAGACCCCCACGCGAGCGCCGCTTCGACAAACCCCTTGAGGACAAGCCCGACggtggagaaagaggagagttCTCTGCAGACAA GCCTCTAGGAGACCGGCCCCCCAGAGGGCGTGGTGGCAGCCGTGCTGGGCGTGGTGGACGGGGACGGGGCATGGGCCGGGGCGACAGCTTCGACTCCCGTGGTAAACGGGACTTCGACAGACACAGCGGTGGCGACAAACC TCAGAAATCCGAGGAGAAGCGTGGCGGGAGTGGTGTTCACAACCGGGGAAACCCCAAGGACGAAACGAG TGGTGATGCCGAACAGACTACTGCCCCTGAGGAAACTCCTGAGGGAGTGGAACACCCCCCTGCTGACTCTGAGAATAA GGAGAACGAAGTAGAGGAACCTAAGGAGGAGGGCCCCAAGGAGATGACCCTGGACGAATGGAAGGCCATGCAGGACAAGGAGCGTGCCAAGGTGGAGTTTAACATCCGCAAGCCCAACGAGGGCGCCGACAGCAAGTGGAACAAGGGCTACGTGCTGCACAAGTCCAAGAGCGAAGACGTCAGCGACGAAAAGCCTAAAGAT AGACCAGCTGTGATTGATACTCCGGAGATTGAAGACATGACCCCCTTGTTCAAG GGCAACCCTGATGAAATCGGCCCGGACCACCACTTCCGCAAGCCCGCCAACGACATCACAGCCCAGCTGGAGATCAACTTTGGAGACCTGGGCCGCCCTGGGCGCGGGCGCGGGGGAGCCCGTGGAGGAAGGGGAGGCCGCGGTGGAGGAGGCGGCCGATCCGACCGTCCAGTTCGCGCAGGGGGAATTCGACCCGAAAAG CCAGGTGGAGTGTCTGTTCCCAACGTTGACGACCCAGAGGCCTTCCCAGCCCTGGCCTAA